From the genome of Alphaproteobacteria bacterium SS10, one region includes:
- a CDS encoding ribbon-helix-helix domain-containing protein: protein MKRAPTNRPMDQLSKSITINGRRTSIRMERSLWVVLDEVAANEQLRLRDLVALVDRSKSEHGLTAALRVFAVNYLRHMLLQGQRLQRLDGPTRSLAKHPVPLTVARILEDVS from the coding sequence ATGAAACGCGCCCCCACCAACCGCCCTATGGATCAACTCTCTAAGAGCATCACCATCAATGGTCGTCGCACCAGTATCAGGATGGAGCGCAGCCTATGGGTTGTGCTTGATGAGGTTGCCGCCAATGAGCAGCTGCGCCTGCGTGATCTAGTGGCCTTGGTTGACCGCTCAAAGTCTGAGCACGGCCTGACCGCCGCACTGCGTGTGTTTGCCGTCAACTATCTGCGCCATATGCTGCTGCAGGGTCAGCGGTTGCAACGCCTGGATGGCCCGACCCGGTCACTGGCGAAACACCCGGTGCCACTGACCGTTGCCCGTATTCTAGAAGACGTGTCCTAA
- a CDS encoding Smr/MutS family protein has protein sequence MASKGGNDGGSSKDASKQGSEDRTLWRRVAAGVEPIDRNRRSDTEPADIRKTPTSDGAKGQAAPPPIPKPAAKAKPQPQTKKPSAKRSHADLLGGWEVHGAVIPGVDGRTASRFTRGQMEIDATLDLHGSRQHDAQRQLQQFIQTGVQSGHRCLLVITGKGRSRVTTDHDGRADVMAQAPGVIKRRLLDWLAMPGLAEHILAVKAAQPRHGGGGAFYVLLKRKR, from the coding sequence ATGGCCAGTAAGGGCGGCAATGATGGTGGCAGCAGTAAGGACGCTAGTAAGCAGGGGTCAGAAGATCGCACGCTTTGGCGCCGGGTGGCTGCTGGCGTTGAGCCAATAGATCGAAACCGCCGTTCAGATACTGAACCGGCAGACATTCGCAAGACGCCGACAAGCGATGGCGCCAAGGGCCAAGCAGCCCCGCCACCCATCCCCAAGCCTGCCGCAAAGGCCAAGCCCCAACCGCAGACCAAGAAACCATCGGCCAAGCGATCCCACGCTGATTTGTTAGGCGGTTGGGAGGTTCATGGCGCCGTGATCCCGGGCGTAGATGGTCGCACCGCCTCGCGCTTTACCCGGGGCCAGATGGAAATTGATGCAACGCTGGATCTGCATGGGTCCCGTCAGCATGACGCGCAACGGCAGCTTCAGCAGTTTATTCAAACCGGGGTTCAATCTGGCCATCGCTGCTTGCTGGTCATCACCGGCAAGGGCCGCAGCCGCGTTACCACCGACCATGATGGTCGGGCCGATGTCATGGCGCAGGCGCCTGGGGTCATCAAACGGCGGCTCTTGGACTGGCTCGCTATGCCAGGCCTAGCCGAACACATCCTGGCGGTTAAGGCCGCCCAGCCGCGCCATGGCGGCGGCGGCGCCTTCTACGTCCTGCTAAAGCGCAAGCGATAA
- a CDS encoding shikimate dehydrogenase: protein MTSQDNARSPSGAARVTGLIGWPVSHSLSPALHNYWLRQFGIDGMYAPFPVHPDKVGDAIEGLRALGVAGANVTVPHKTAVMPHLDKLTATAGRLEAVNTLIVHKDGLVTGDNTDAYGFESSLKAHAGSQVAKQIEQNQQVMMVGAGGAARAVLDAVLNAGYSRVVITNRTPDKADALAAHFQQFYPQAVITTTSWDQRADALNETHLLINTTSLGMAGKPALDIDVSALPGDAVVADIVYVPLITPLLSAARDRGLTIVDGLDMLLYQAQAAFEAWHGERPPVDAALRQMMLDRIRDG from the coding sequence ATGACCAGCCAGGATAATGCCAGATCGCCAAGCGGCGCTGCCCGGGTTACCGGCCTGATCGGATGGCCGGTCAGCCATTCACTGTCGCCTGCTTTACACAACTACTGGCTTCGACAGTTCGGCATTGATGGGATGTACGCGCCATTTCCAGTGCATCCAGACAAGGTTGGTGATGCTATTGAGGGCCTACGCGCACTCGGCGTCGCTGGGGCCAATGTCACGGTTCCCCATAAGACGGCGGTGATGCCGCATCTGGATAAGCTGACCGCAACAGCCGGGCGATTGGAGGCGGTTAACACGCTGATTGTCCACAAGGATGGTTTAGTGACTGGCGATAACACTGATGCGTACGGGTTTGAAAGTAGCCTAAAAGCGCATGCGGGTAGTCAGGTCGCCAAGCAGATTGAGCAAAATCAACAGGTTATGATGGTTGGGGCCGGTGGTGCGGCCCGCGCAGTGTTGGATGCGGTGCTCAACGCTGGTTACAGCCGTGTGGTGATCACCAACCGTACGCCCGATAAGGCCGATGCCCTGGCCGCGCATTTTCAACAATTCTATCCACAGGCCGTGATTACCACGACCTCCTGGGACCAACGTGCTGATGCGCTTAACGAAACTCACTTGCTGATCAACACAACGAGCCTCGGCATGGCGGGTAAACCAGCCCTCGATATCGATGTATCGGCACTGCCAGGCGATGCCGTTGTCGCTGACATTGTGTATGTGCCGCTGATCACCCCCTTGCTATCCGCCGCGCGTGACCGGGGCCTCACCATCGTGGATGGTTTGGACATGCTGCTTTATCAGGCGCAGGCAGCATTTGAGGCCTGGCATGGTGAGCGGCCACCGGTGGATGCCGCCCTTCGCCAGATGATGCTGGACCGGATCCGTGATGGTTAG
- the coaE gene encoding dephospho-CoA kinase (Dephospho-CoA kinase (CoaE) performs the final step in coenzyme A biosynthesis.), protein MLVIGLTGSIGMGKSTAAAMLRRAGLPVFDADRTVHRLMGPGGAAVAPLLKAFPEISAEQSVATGVDRAALSNHVAKNPDALKVLEAVLHPLVRQAQRKARRQAAIKGARILILDIPLLFETGGDQACDAVFVVSAPALIQRQRVLRRPGMTAQKLNTFLAKQMPDRVKRRRADRVIQTGLGFAFARRQMLRAIAEAPGIARQNRKSPAHPPLFGPSNRNHFRRR, encoded by the coding sequence CTGCTGGTCATTGGGCTAACCGGGTCCATTGGGATGGGCAAATCAACCGCCGCCGCCATGCTGCGCCGGGCTGGCCTTCCGGTGTTTGATGCCGATAGGACGGTGCATCGGCTAATGGGACCGGGCGGTGCCGCCGTTGCGCCCCTACTTAAGGCGTTTCCAGAGATATCAGCCGAACAATCGGTTGCGACCGGGGTTGATCGCGCCGCGCTTAGCAATCACGTCGCCAAGAACCCCGATGCCTTAAAGGTGCTGGAGGCTGTGCTGCACCCGCTGGTCCGTCAGGCACAGCGGAAAGCCAGGCGCCAGGCCGCAATCAAAGGTGCGCGGATCCTAATCCTCGACATCCCGCTTTTGTTTGAGACTGGCGGCGATCAGGCCTGTGACGCTGTTTTCGTGGTGTCAGCACCCGCCTTGATCCAGCGGCAGCGGGTTCTGCGTCGGCCAGGGATGACCGCCCAGAAACTAAACACCTTCCTGGCTAAACAGATGCCCGACCGGGTTAAACGTCGGCGCGCTGATCGGGTCATTCAGACCGGCCTCGGCTTCGCCTTTGCCAGGCGACAAATGCTGCGTGCCATCGCAGAGGCACCAGGGATTGCCCGGCAAAACCGGAAATCCCCAGCCCATCCACCACTTTTTGGGCCTAGCAACCGCAATCACTTCCGCCGCCGCTAG
- the dnaQ gene encoding DNA polymerase III subunit epsilon, with translation MREIILDTETTGIDPQEGHRIVEIGCVEVINNVPTGRTYHQYINPERDMPAEAERIHGLSETFLADKPTFSEVAGAFMDFIGQDQMVIHNAAFDMKHINAELDRLGIGAIPMARATDSLAIARKRFPGAQSSLDALCRRFGVDNSNRQLHGALLDAQLLAEVYLELRGGREPGLGLAGQTAGGGLEQTTLQASDKPVRPARKHTIPETEQAAHRKAVSGLKDSLWAKMQPAEFAGAEQPEA, from the coding sequence ATGCGTGAGATCATTTTGGATACGGAAACAACCGGCATTGACCCGCAAGAGGGGCACCGGATTGTTGAGATTGGCTGCGTCGAGGTTATCAACAACGTCCCCACCGGCCGGACCTATCACCAATACATCAACCCAGAGCGTGATATGCCAGCAGAAGCAGAGCGTATCCACGGGTTGAGTGAGACCTTCCTCGCCGACAAGCCGACCTTTTCTGAAGTGGCGGGCGCCTTCATGGATTTCATTGGCCAGGATCAAATGGTGATCCACAACGCTGCCTTCGACATGAAGCATATCAATGCTGAGCTGGACCGGCTGGGCATCGGTGCGATCCCGATGGCCCGCGCCACCGACAGCCTGGCCATCGCCCGGAAGCGGTTTCCCGGCGCGCAATCATCCCTCGATGCATTATGCCGGCGCTTTGGTGTCGATAACTCTAACCGCCAACTGCACGGCGCGTTGCTCGATGCCCAACTTTTGGCAGAGGTCTATCTTGAGCTACGTGGGGGTCGTGAGCCTGGCCTAGGCCTGGCCGGTCAGACGGCCGGCGGTGGGTTGGAGCAGACCACACTGCAAGCCAGTGACAAGCCTGTCCGACCTGCCCGCAAGCACACTATTCCGGAAACGGAACAAGCCGCCCACCGGAAAGCAGTGAGCGGCTTGAAGGATTCTCTCTGGGCCAAGATGCAACCGGCTGAATTCGCCGGCGCAGAGCAGCCCGAGGCTTAA